Proteins from a genomic interval of Kribbella aluminosa:
- a CDS encoding neutral zinc metallopeptidase, protein MSQPPYGPPGQNPPYQQNPQYQQPGPPPPQGQYGPPQQYGAPQYTPQYGPPRQQGPGYGWGPGFGPGPGRPGWQPPRRKKSKAPLIAIFAIVAVGIVGATLIGLVRKAANDVTTPPVTPTRYTPKPTGAPTGRPTSTSTGSPTQASSETIVAKNAIYNVGQMASVNCHEPKVRPTSAKNAAAYWAALKPCLDQSWKPLVEKAGYTFESPQMTYWSGTTVTNPCGGGAISVPFFCSANNMLYMKVDVFVQAYTEYPGDPIAQAYARMWYSRSLAHEFGHGVQNMTGILQAASKLRYEQTDYAGQTRMTRRMELQANCFAGVFLAVNKASYPINGNMLYVWNKYVVTAGDKPEEGDHGSVASQGRFMGQSFKTGNPASCNTFSASPANVS, encoded by the coding sequence TTGAGCCAGCCACCCTACGGGCCGCCGGGCCAGAACCCGCCGTACCAGCAGAACCCGCAGTACCAGCAGCCAGGCCCGCCTCCTCCGCAGGGACAGTACGGCCCGCCGCAGCAGTACGGCGCCCCGCAGTACACGCCGCAGTACGGTCCGCCGCGGCAGCAGGGTCCCGGCTACGGCTGGGGGCCGGGCTTCGGCCCCGGCCCGGGCAGGCCCGGCTGGCAGCCGCCGCGGCGGAAGAAGTCGAAGGCCCCGCTGATCGCGATCTTCGCGATCGTCGCCGTGGGTATCGTCGGCGCCACGCTGATCGGCCTGGTGAGGAAGGCTGCCAACGACGTCACCACGCCGCCGGTGACGCCGACCCGGTACACCCCGAAGCCGACCGGCGCGCCGACCGGACGGCCGACCTCGACCTCGACCGGCTCACCCACGCAGGCGTCCAGCGAGACGATCGTGGCGAAGAACGCGATCTACAACGTCGGCCAGATGGCCTCGGTGAACTGCCACGAGCCGAAGGTCCGGCCGACCAGCGCGAAGAACGCGGCCGCCTACTGGGCCGCGCTCAAGCCGTGCCTGGACCAGTCCTGGAAGCCGCTGGTCGAGAAGGCCGGGTACACGTTCGAGTCGCCGCAGATGACCTACTGGTCCGGGACCACGGTGACCAACCCGTGCGGCGGCGGTGCGATCAGCGTGCCGTTCTTCTGCTCGGCGAACAACATGCTGTACATGAAGGTCGACGTGTTCGTCCAGGCGTACACGGAGTACCCCGGAGATCCGATCGCGCAGGCGTACGCGCGGATGTGGTACTCCCGGTCGCTCGCGCACGAGTTCGGCCACGGCGTACAGAACATGACCGGCATCCTGCAGGCGGCCAGCAAGCTGCGGTACGAGCAGACCGACTACGCCGGCCAGACCCGGATGACCCGCCGGATGGAGCTCCAGGCGAACTGCTTCGCCGGGGTGTTCCTGGCGGTGAACAAGGCCAGCTACCCGATCAACGGCAACATGCTGTACGTCTGGAACAAGTACGTCGTCACCGCCGGCGACAAGCCGGAGGAAGGCGACCACGGCAGCGTGGCCAGCCAGGGCCGGTTCATGGGCCAGTCGTTCAAGACCGGGAACCCGGCCAGCTGCAACACCTTCTCGGCGTCACCGGCGAACGTCAGCTGA
- a CDS encoding TetR/AcrR family transcriptional regulator: protein MTPKVRLTAKERGDEVLRAAVQAFAVSGYEGTKTDEIARLAGVSQPYVIRLFGTKQQLFLAAVQHVCTRIEQLFREAAEEKPELSYLGQNYHRLLAEPEILLVLLHGFSASGDPAIGDCVRERFGSIYTLIRTLTGATPQQAREFLSAGMLMTVMSAMQVLGPNPIPMPWATEIAKTFD from the coding sequence GTGACTCCGAAGGTGCGGCTGACCGCGAAGGAACGCGGCGACGAGGTCCTGCGGGCGGCGGTGCAAGCGTTCGCCGTGTCCGGCTACGAGGGCACCAAGACCGACGAGATCGCCCGGCTGGCCGGTGTCTCCCAGCCGTACGTGATCCGCCTGTTCGGGACCAAGCAGCAGTTGTTCCTGGCCGCCGTACAGCATGTCTGCACGCGGATCGAGCAGCTCTTCCGGGAGGCCGCCGAGGAGAAGCCCGAGCTGTCCTACCTCGGGCAGAACTACCACCGTCTGCTCGCCGAGCCCGAGATTCTCCTGGTCCTCCTGCACGGCTTCTCCGCCAGCGGCGACCCGGCCATCGGCGACTGCGTCCGCGAACGCTTCGGCAGCATCTACACCCTGATCCGCACCCTCACCGGCGCCACCCCGCAACAGGCCCGCGAGTTCCTCTCCGCCGGCATGCTGATGACCGTCATGTCCGCCATGCAGGTGCTCGGCCCCAACCCCATCCCCATGCCCTGGGCGACCGAGATCGCCAAGACCTTCGACTAG
- a CDS encoding GNAT family N-acetyltransferase → MAIEIGNFAGAWAELLELLDMAFSAPWTDEQYESERQIWEPERSIVATDDGQLVGHTGSFSHLMAVPGGQLPTAGVTMVGVRPTHRRRGILRDLMRTQLTDVHEAGEPLAALTASEPVIYPRFGYGLASDHQAIVVPKASRALRPVAGIDDVRIRYVDADESLARCAELRNKLALERPGMFQHNESWQQYAISATVVSDIANASRIRCVVAERDGELTGFAHYRTTRADKGYVDVLRVHAADLASHAALWRYLLEPDLLSQTHCEMLASDDPLLDLLLDPRAPGAITRDGLWVRPVDVGRALAGRTYARDLDVVIEVVDDFLPWNAGRWHLTGGTDGATCEQVRRDADLTLDVRDLGAVYLGRPSLARLGRAGLVTEHTSGALAATAEAFSTSRLPFLDTGF, encoded by the coding sequence ATGGCGATCGAGATCGGGAATTTCGCGGGTGCGTGGGCCGAGTTGCTGGAGCTGCTGGACATGGCGTTCTCGGCGCCGTGGACCGACGAGCAGTACGAGTCCGAGCGGCAGATCTGGGAACCTGAGCGGAGCATCGTCGCGACCGACGACGGTCAGCTGGTCGGGCACACCGGCTCGTTCTCGCACCTGATGGCGGTGCCCGGCGGGCAACTGCCGACCGCGGGCGTGACGATGGTCGGCGTGCGGCCGACGCACCGGCGGCGCGGGATCCTGCGCGACCTGATGCGGACGCAGTTGACCGACGTACACGAGGCGGGCGAGCCGCTGGCGGCACTGACCGCGAGCGAGCCGGTGATCTACCCGCGCTTCGGGTACGGGCTGGCGTCCGATCACCAGGCGATCGTCGTACCGAAAGCGTCCCGCGCACTGCGCCCAGTGGCCGGCATCGACGACGTACGCATCCGGTACGTCGACGCCGACGAGAGCCTGGCGCGCTGCGCGGAACTGCGGAACAAGCTCGCGCTCGAGCGGCCCGGGATGTTCCAGCACAACGAGAGCTGGCAGCAGTACGCGATCAGCGCCACCGTCGTCAGCGACATCGCGAACGCCTCCAGGATCCGGTGTGTCGTCGCCGAGCGGGACGGCGAGCTCACCGGCTTCGCGCACTACCGGACGACGCGCGCTGACAAGGGGTACGTCGACGTACTGCGGGTGCATGCGGCCGACCTCGCGTCGCACGCCGCGCTCTGGCGCTACCTGCTCGAGCCGGACCTGCTCAGCCAGACGCACTGCGAGATGCTTGCGTCCGACGACCCGCTGCTGGACCTGCTGCTCGACCCGCGGGCGCCGGGCGCGATCACCCGCGACGGCCTGTGGGTGCGACCGGTCGACGTCGGTCGCGCCCTGGCCGGGCGGACGTACGCGCGGGACCTCGACGTGGTGATCGAGGTGGTCGACGACTTCCTGCCGTGGAACGCGGGCCGCTGGCACCTGACCGGCGGTACGGACGGCGCGACCTGCGAGCAGGTCCGGCGGGACGCCGACCTCACGCTCGACGTACGCGATCTGGGGGCCGTCTACCTGGGTCGCCCGTCGCTCGCACGGCTCGGCCGCGCCGGCCTGGTCACCGAACACACGTCCGGCGCTCTGGCCGCGACCGCGGAAGCGTTTTCCACATCTCGGCTTCCGTTCCTCGACACGGGCTTCTGA
- a CDS encoding maleylpyruvate isomerase family mycothiol-dependent enzyme, whose translation MRAPERGALPLGLAGTLGRAYGRLTETVQGLSDADFARETRCPGMPVGPLLVHLLYDAERALTAFASPAVAEPDRDFVSYWNDVPPQGDTSFVRTVASAYRKPAMLVQHWREVSEAAVRASAAALATKGHRVETQGHVLRATDFVATLVLEATVHHLDLIVGLPAAPEPDPEALQVTARTLDGLFGPDAWDVIAWDTTTYVLKATGRVPLDESDHDMLGPHANRLPLLG comes from the coding sequence ATGAGGGCACCCGAGCGCGGCGCGTTGCCGCTGGGGCTGGCTGGGACGCTCGGGCGGGCGTACGGGCGGCTGACCGAGACCGTGCAGGGGTTGAGCGACGCTGACTTCGCGCGCGAGACCCGCTGCCCGGGCATGCCCGTCGGTCCGCTGCTGGTGCATCTGCTGTACGACGCGGAGCGCGCGCTGACCGCGTTCGCCAGCCCGGCCGTGGCCGAGCCGGACCGGGACTTCGTCAGCTACTGGAACGACGTACCGCCGCAGGGCGACACGAGCTTCGTGCGGACCGTCGCCTCGGCGTACCGGAAGCCCGCGATGCTGGTGCAGCACTGGCGGGAGGTGTCCGAGGCTGCCGTCCGCGCGTCCGCGGCCGCGCTGGCCACGAAGGGCCACCGCGTCGAGACGCAGGGCCACGTCCTGCGCGCGACCGACTTCGTCGCCACCTTGGTGCTCGAGGCAACGGTCCACCACCTCGACCTGATCGTCGGCCTGCCCGCTGCCCCGGAGCCCGATCCCGAGGCGCTGCAGGTCACCGCGCGCACGTTGGACGGGCTGTTCGGCCCGGACGCGTGGGACGTGATCGCCTGGGACACCACGACGTACGTCCTGAAGGCCACCGGGCGCGTCCCGCTCGACGAGTCCGACCACGACATGCTCGGCCCGCACGCGAACCGACTGCCGCTACTGGGCTAG
- a CDS encoding AAA family ATPase, with product MTEELTLGEVSGLSRQVLERVGQAVVGKSEALELVLAGILAGGHVLLEDYPGLAKTLAARSFAQALGLEFRRVQFTPDLLPSDVTGAFVYDQKESEFVFRPGPIFTGLLLADEINRTPPKTQAALLESMQEHQVTVEGQTFPLPTPFHVLATANPVEYEGTYPLPEAQLDRFMLRIGFGYPSPAEEWEVLRRRMSRRREDQSVDAVTDAAGLLAAQRTVETVTVDDTVGQYCVDLATATRRDSQVLVGASPRGSLALLLTARAYAVIQGRDYVVPEDVKTVAVAALAHRITVRPELWLHEVTGATVVRTVLGLVPAPPTVAVAR from the coding sequence GTGACTGAGGAGCTGACGCTCGGAGAGGTTTCCGGGCTGAGCCGGCAGGTGCTGGAGCGGGTCGGCCAGGCCGTGGTCGGGAAGAGTGAGGCGCTCGAGCTGGTACTGGCAGGCATTCTGGCCGGCGGGCACGTGCTGCTCGAGGACTACCCGGGCCTGGCGAAGACGCTGGCCGCGCGGTCGTTCGCGCAGGCGCTCGGGCTGGAGTTCCGGCGGGTGCAGTTCACGCCGGACCTGCTGCCGTCGGACGTGACCGGCGCGTTCGTGTACGACCAGAAGGAGTCCGAGTTCGTCTTCCGGCCAGGCCCGATCTTCACCGGTCTGCTGCTCGCCGACGAGATCAACCGCACGCCGCCGAAGACGCAGGCCGCGCTGCTGGAGTCGATGCAGGAGCACCAGGTCACCGTCGAGGGCCAGACGTTCCCGCTGCCGACCCCGTTCCACGTGCTCGCGACCGCGAACCCGGTCGAGTACGAGGGCACGTACCCGCTTCCCGAGGCGCAGCTCGACCGGTTCATGCTCCGGATCGGCTTCGGGTACCCGAGCCCGGCGGAGGAGTGGGAGGTGCTGCGCCGACGGATGAGCCGCCGTCGCGAGGACCAGTCGGTCGACGCGGTGACCGACGCGGCCGGCCTGCTCGCCGCGCAGCGGACCGTCGAGACGGTGACGGTGGACGACACGGTCGGTCAGTACTGCGTGGATCTCGCGACCGCGACCCGTCGTGACTCGCAGGTCCTGGTAGGCGCGTCGCCTCGTGGTTCGCTGGCGCTGCTGCTGACGGCGCGCGCGTACGCGGTGATCCAGGGCCGGGACTACGTCGTACCGGAGGATGTGAAGACGGTCGCCGTGGCCGCGCTGGCGCACCGGATCACCGTACGGCCGGAGCTTTGGCTGCACGAGGTGACCGGGGCGACCGTCGTGCGAACCGTGCTGGGGTTGGTGCCCGCGCCGCCCACGGTCGCGGTCGCCCGATGA
- a CDS encoding DUF4129 domain-containing protein, whose translation MQTQRRGALAAAVVVFVGIVVAGFVVLASASGPVRPVSDSTLKASPRPLPTRIVTQTPPSAATPSPRLLPQHQTPGWLLGLWQAIVYLIIAAVVVFVVLVIVRVVRRIRLPKAEPADENWERVKAERLAEAVDTGLAQIESGTASDAVIACWVALEEAAASAGVAREPSETPAEFTVRVLGVGGISEPELIRLGRLYREARYSTHGSTEEARTIARAALLRLRDELATAHPADAEVAP comes from the coding sequence ATGCAGACGCAGCGTAGGGGTGCGCTCGCGGCGGCTGTCGTTGTGTTCGTGGGGATCGTGGTGGCTGGGTTCGTCGTGCTCGCGTCCGCGAGTGGGCCGGTGCGTCCGGTCAGCGACAGCACACTGAAGGCGAGCCCGCGTCCGCTGCCGACCCGGATCGTCACCCAGACGCCGCCGTCCGCGGCCACGCCGTCGCCGCGGCTGCTGCCGCAGCACCAGACGCCCGGGTGGCTGCTCGGGCTGTGGCAGGCGATCGTGTACCTGATCATCGCCGCGGTCGTGGTGTTCGTCGTACTCGTGATCGTCCGGGTCGTACGCCGGATCCGGCTGCCGAAGGCGGAGCCCGCCGACGAGAACTGGGAGCGGGTCAAGGCCGAGCGGCTGGCCGAGGCGGTCGACACCGGCCTCGCACAGATCGAGAGCGGTACGGCGTCCGACGCGGTGATCGCCTGCTGGGTGGCGCTCGAGGAGGCGGCTGCGTCGGCAGGCGTCGCGCGGGAGCCGTCCGAGACGCCGGCCGAGTTCACCGTCCGGGTCCTCGGGGTCGGCGGGATCTCGGAGCCGGAGCTGATCCGCCTCGGCCGGCTGTACCGCGAGGCGCGGTACTCCACCCACGGCTCGACCGAGGAAGCCCGCACGATTGCCCGCGCCGCCCTGCTCCGCCTCCGCGACGAACTCGCCACGGCCCACCCGGCAGACGCCGAGGTCGCCCCATGA
- a CDS encoding MmcQ/YjbR family DNA-binding protein, with protein sequence MLDADDVRRIALSFPETVEKRRWGHPTFDVAGRMFVTVPDDRTSFAVRCPRLERDELIAAEPEKFWVPKHEAGSNWVRARLAVLEDAGELRDILLDSWRQVAPPELSADVRR encoded by the coding sequence GTGCTCGATGCAGACGACGTACGACGGATCGCGCTGTCCTTCCCGGAGACGGTGGAGAAGCGGCGCTGGGGGCACCCGACGTTCGACGTCGCGGGGCGGATGTTCGTCACGGTCCCGGACGACCGGACGTCGTTCGCGGTCCGGTGCCCGCGGCTGGAGCGCGACGAGTTGATCGCCGCGGAGCCGGAGAAGTTCTGGGTGCCGAAACACGAGGCGGGCTCGAACTGGGTTCGAGCCCGCCTCGCCGTGCTGGAGGACGCCGGCGAGCTGCGGGACATCCTGCTTGATTCGTGGCGGCAGGTCGCGCCGCCGGAGTTGTCAGCTGACGTTCGCCGGTGA
- a CDS encoding DUF58 domain-containing protein, which yields MSWRPTHAQIRAICVAAVLLGAAVLLRRPDAAVFGLPIAFLAVWGRYFRPHARPEVHTELDADVLFEGQGTTYRLRVPGVVDPDIDLIVAALPRTLWFQYDPPQAAIAEPVSGGEVTLEVGVRSKRWGLRSLERPTVTATSAVGAYRVQVTSAEPQAVTTLPLREGFEAVDAVPRPAGLVGLHRSRRPGEGTELAGVRPFRTGDRLRRINWAVSARTQELHVTSTWSDRDTEVVIMVDTGGEIGISEGIDGRSSSLDTAVRAAAAVAEHYLRNGDRVRLIDTGSLFRGVRSGSGRGHLRRILDTLVHADRRGRQQDQEQLARRNRVRSDSLVLVLSPLLRQTMLGYIVTLVHSGCTVIAIDTLPPDVASIIDVDAHDVRSWPLAWRLRLLERRRDLDRLSDLGVPTVPWQGSGTLDEVLRDAARLSAAPRIRS from the coding sequence ATGAGTTGGCGGCCGACCCACGCGCAGATCCGGGCGATCTGCGTCGCCGCGGTGCTGCTCGGTGCGGCCGTGCTGCTGCGCCGGCCGGATGCGGCCGTGTTCGGGTTGCCGATCGCGTTCCTTGCCGTGTGGGGACGGTACTTCCGGCCGCACGCGCGGCCCGAGGTGCACACCGAGCTGGACGCGGACGTGCTGTTCGAAGGGCAGGGTACGACGTACCGACTGCGGGTGCCGGGGGTCGTGGACCCGGACATCGACCTGATCGTGGCGGCGTTGCCGCGGACGTTGTGGTTCCAGTACGACCCGCCGCAGGCCGCGATCGCCGAGCCGGTATCCGGCGGTGAGGTGACGCTGGAGGTCGGCGTCCGGTCGAAGCGCTGGGGGCTGCGGTCGTTGGAGCGGCCAACGGTGACGGCGACGTCGGCGGTGGGCGCGTACCGGGTCCAGGTGACGTCGGCGGAGCCGCAGGCGGTGACGACGCTGCCGTTGCGGGAAGGATTCGAGGCGGTGGACGCCGTACCGCGGCCGGCCGGCCTGGTCGGGCTGCACCGGTCGCGGCGGCCCGGCGAGGGGACGGAGCTGGCCGGCGTACGGCCGTTCCGGACCGGCGACCGGTTGCGCCGGATCAACTGGGCGGTGTCGGCCCGGACGCAGGAGCTGCATGTCACGTCGACCTGGTCGGACCGGGACACCGAGGTCGTGATCATGGTCGACACCGGCGGCGAGATCGGGATCAGCGAGGGCATCGACGGGCGGTCGTCGAGCCTGGACACCGCCGTACGGGCGGCCGCGGCGGTCGCCGAGCACTACCTGCGGAACGGCGACCGGGTGCGGCTGATCGACACCGGCAGCCTGTTCCGCGGCGTCCGGTCAGGAAGCGGGCGCGGGCATCTGCGGCGGATCCTGGACACGCTGGTGCACGCGGACCGGCGCGGCCGGCAGCAGGACCAGGAGCAACTCGCCAGGCGGAACCGGGTCCGCTCGGACAGCCTGGTGCTGGTGCTCAGCCCGCTGCTGCGCCAGACGATGCTCGGCTACATCGTCACGCTCGTGCACTCCGGCTGTACGGTGATCGCGATCGACACGTTGCCGCCCGACGTCGCCTCGATCATCGACGTCGACGCCCACGACGTACGGTCCTGGCCGCTCGCGTGGCGGCTGCGGCTGCTCGAACGCCGGCGTGACCTCGACCGGCTCAGCGACCTCGGCGTACCGACGGTTCCGTGGCAGGGGTCCGGGACGCTGGACGAGGTACTGCGGGACGCGGCGCGACTGTCCGCGGCGCCGAGGATCCGCTCTTGA
- a CDS encoding MFS transporter encodes MTSTALQESRRTVPRGLGVVLAAVGIPTFMVTLDNLVVTNALPVIKHELNASLSDLQWFVNAYTLAFAALLLTAAAIGDRLGRRRMFLAGITLFTLASAVCALATEPWMLTGARAIQGIGAAAVMPLSLTLLADAVPERQRSAAIGIWGGISGLGVAVGPVVGGAVVDGLNWQWIFWLNVPVGVVAVVLAARVLTESTGTAKRLDLLGFVLATAGVLSVVWGVVHGADDGWTSAGVLGTLIAGGVLLAAFLGWERRTAAPMLPLRLFAVRSFSIVNVLAFTFAVGVFGSVFLLAQYFQVVQGFTPFQSGVRTLPWTAAPLVVAPIAGLIVDRVGARTLIVTGQVFLATALAWIAVITTATTQYGELVAPFVLAGVGMGLTFAPSASVVMDSASEADRGVASGTNNTIREVGVAMGVAVLASVFASAGSYGSPTQYVDGLVPAVWTGAAVVAAGAVVGLLLPGRRRSAGH; translated from the coding sequence ATGACATCGACCGCTCTCCAGGAGAGCCGAAGGACGGTCCCGCGCGGCCTCGGTGTGGTGCTCGCGGCGGTGGGGATCCCGACGTTCATGGTCACGCTGGACAACCTGGTGGTGACCAACGCACTGCCGGTGATCAAGCACGAACTGAACGCGTCGCTGTCCGACCTGCAGTGGTTCGTCAATGCCTACACGCTGGCCTTCGCCGCGCTGCTGCTGACCGCGGCCGCGATCGGCGACCGGCTCGGCCGGCGGCGGATGTTCCTGGCCGGGATCACGCTGTTCACGCTCGCGTCGGCCGTCTGCGCGCTGGCCACCGAGCCGTGGATGCTGACCGGCGCGCGGGCCATCCAGGGCATCGGCGCCGCGGCCGTGATGCCGCTGTCGCTGACCTTGCTGGCCGACGCCGTACCGGAGCGGCAACGGAGCGCCGCGATCGGCATCTGGGGCGGCATCTCCGGGCTCGGGGTGGCCGTCGGCCCGGTCGTCGGCGGCGCGGTCGTGGACGGCCTGAACTGGCAGTGGATCTTCTGGCTGAACGTCCCGGTCGGCGTCGTCGCCGTAGTGCTCGCCGCGCGCGTCCTGACCGAGTCCACCGGTACGGCGAAGCGCCTCGACCTGCTCGGGTTCGTCCTCGCGACGGCCGGCGTACTGTCCGTCGTCTGGGGCGTCGTGCACGGAGCCGACGACGGCTGGACCTCGGCCGGCGTACTCGGCACGTTGATCGCGGGCGGCGTCCTGCTGGCCGCGTTCCTCGGCTGGGAGCGTCGTACGGCGGCCCCGATGCTGCCACTGCGGTTGTTCGCGGTCCGCTCGTTCAGCATCGTGAACGTACTGGCGTTCACGTTCGCGGTGGGGGTGTTCGGATCGGTGTTCCTGCTGGCGCAGTACTTCCAGGTCGTGCAGGGTTTCACGCCGTTCCAGTCCGGCGTCCGGACGTTGCCGTGGACCGCGGCCCCGCTGGTGGTCGCACCGATCGCGGGCCTGATCGTCGACCGGGTCGGTGCGCGGACGCTGATCGTGACCGGGCAGGTGTTCCTCGCGACCGCGCTCGCCTGGATCGCGGTGATCACCACGGCGACGACGCAGTACGGCGAACTGGTCGCGCCGTTCGTCCTGGCCGGCGTCGGGATGGGGCTGACCTTCGCGCCGTCCGCGAGCGTGGTGATGGACAGCGCGTCCGAGGCGGACCGGGGTGTGGCGTCCGGGACGAACAACACGATCCGTGAGGTAGGCGTCGCGATGGGCGTCGCCGTACTGGCCTCGGTGTTCGCGTCGGCCGGTTCGTACGGATCACCGACGCAGTACGTCGACGGTCTCGTCCCCGCGGTCTGGACCGGCGCCGCGGTGGTCGCGGCCGGTGCCGTCGTCGGGCTCCTGCTCCCGGGACGCCGGCGTTCTGCTGGACACTAA
- a CDS encoding HpcH/HpaI aldolase family protein yields MSANDFALKVRAREQLVGYWITLDSPAAAERIGRLGYDYVVLDGQHGLIGYRGLVTGLLAIDAGSSIGPRASVGLVRVEANDPTPIGRALDAGATGVIVPLVDTADDVARAVRAAKYPPAGARSFGPMRAALRIGPVPADSNEATVVLAMIETPLGLRNVAEICATPGLDGVYVGPSDLSLALGAKFPGDPEVDGPFEEAVELIARTAREAGVAAGIHTFDGEAAKRRLAQGYTFATVASDLSHLEAAAAAHLTTARS; encoded by the coding sequence ATGAGTGCAAACGATTTCGCGCTGAAGGTTCGGGCTCGCGAGCAGCTGGTGGGGTACTGGATCACGTTGGACTCGCCGGCGGCCGCCGAGCGGATCGGGCGGCTCGGGTACGACTACGTGGTGCTCGACGGGCAGCACGGGTTGATCGGGTACCGGGGACTGGTGACCGGGTTGCTGGCGATCGACGCGGGCTCGTCGATCGGCCCGCGGGCGTCGGTCGGGCTGGTGCGGGTGGAGGCGAACGACCCGACGCCGATCGGGCGGGCGCTGGACGCCGGGGCAACCGGGGTGATCGTGCCGCTGGTCGACACCGCGGACGACGTGGCGCGGGCGGTCCGGGCCGCGAAGTACCCGCCGGCCGGGGCGCGGTCGTTCGGGCCGATGCGGGCCGCGCTGCGGATCGGCCCGGTGCCGGCGGACAGCAACGAGGCGACCGTCGTACTGGCGATGATCGAGACGCCGCTCGGTCTGCGGAACGTGGCCGAGATCTGCGCGACGCCCGGTCTGGACGGCGTGTACGTCGGCCCGTCGGACCTCAGCCTCGCCCTCGGCGCGAAGTTCCCGGGGGATCCGGAGGTGGACGGCCCGTTCGAGGAGGCGGTCGAGTTGATCGCGAGGACCGCGCGGGAGGCCGGGGTCGCGGCCGGCATTCACACCTTCGACGGGGAGGCGGCGAAGCGGCGGCTGGCCCAGGGGTACACCTTCGCGACGGTCGCCTCCGACCTCAGCCACCTGGAAGCCGCCGCCGCGGCCCACCTCACCACTGCCCGGTCCTAG
- a CDS encoding CobW family GTP-binding protein, with protein MTARAKTPLSLLVGLSATLREPVLEAMTDATTVVVEVDQDELPGRGVLSWRVRDRSGPIDAGEFTVGDDCGACQLIESLVPLLETLVERAHWDHLVLSAPPAMEARPLVSTLVSALPEIRVDTVTCVVDSVLVVAQLSGDELLAERGLALGLPDRRNVAELTARQIEYADVCVLANAHRSTAPERLEHLLEHLNPRTTVVTAGASGVPDGQVARTRRFDFDAAEAWAGEPATSDRVQPSDDGVTTVLWRSTRPLHPARLNDALEDIVDGVVRSRGVVWLANRPTQRVRWESAGYSASLGMLGEWSETEHLAECTVVATGMSLDPARLQAVLDACLLTESELASLDWNNLEDPFAGVF; from the coding sequence ATGACCGCCCGAGCGAAGACTCCGTTGTCCTTGTTGGTGGGGCTTTCCGCGACTCTGCGGGAGCCTGTCCTGGAGGCGATGACCGATGCGACCACAGTGGTCGTCGAGGTCGACCAGGACGAGCTCCCCGGTCGCGGCGTCCTGTCCTGGCGGGTGCGCGACCGATCGGGGCCGATCGATGCGGGTGAGTTCACGGTCGGCGACGACTGCGGCGCGTGCCAGCTGATCGAGTCGCTGGTGCCGTTGCTGGAGACCCTCGTCGAGCGCGCGCACTGGGACCACCTCGTACTCTCGGCGCCCCCGGCGATGGAGGCCCGGCCGCTGGTCAGCACGCTCGTCTCGGCACTGCCGGAGATCCGCGTCGACACCGTCACCTGCGTCGTCGACTCCGTACTGGTGGTCGCACAACTGTCCGGCGACGAGCTGCTCGCCGAGCGCGGCCTGGCGCTCGGGCTGCCGGACCGGCGCAACGTCGCGGAACTAACTGCACGCCAGATCGAGTACGCCGACGTCTGCGTGCTGGCGAACGCCCATCGCAGTACGGCGCCCGAGCGGCTGGAGCACCTGCTCGAGCACCTGAACCCACGGACCACGGTGGTGACGGCGGGGGCGTCCGGCGTACCGGACGGTCAGGTCGCACGGACCAGGCGGTTCGACTTCGACGCTGCCGAGGCGTGGGCGGGTGAGCCGGCGACGTCGGACCGCGTGCAGCCGAGCGACGACGGGGTGACGACGGTGCTGTGGCGGTCGACGCGGCCGCTGCATCCGGCCCGGCTGAACGACGCGCTCGAGGACATCGTCGACGGCGTCGTCCGCAGCCGCGGCGTGGTCTGGCTGGCGAACCGTCCGACCCAGCGGGTGCGCTGGGAGTCCGCCGGCTACAGCGCGTCCCTCGGGATGCTCGGCGAGTGGTCGGAGACCGAGCACCTGGCCGAATGCACAGTGGTCGCCACCGGAATGAGCCTCGACCCTGCCCGGCTGCAGGCCGTCCTCGACGCCTGCCTGCTGACCGAGTCCGAGCTGGCCAGCCTCGACTGGAACAACCTGGAAGACCCGTTCGCCGGAGTTTTCTAG